The Lolium perenne isolate Kyuss_39 chromosome 6, Kyuss_2.0, whole genome shotgun sequence genome segment GAGGGGTATAGATGCTCAGGGACAAAGAGAGGCGCCAAGATGGTGGCCAGAGAGAGAGTGAATgagggtggccggcatgggtacGGCATGGATGAATTGGTGATTATGGCCTCACTTTAACCAGAGCAAATGAGTTGGGTTCGATGCAGAGGAAGTACCAAGGTGTGATGATCATCAAACTAAAGTGGTGGAGGCTAAAAACCAGTGTGTAAAAGGGTGTATGTCCAAATCAAATtgttgcctgcaaggtgttcgatgatatggccgcatgaagaaaatGTTGGAATTTTGGAattatttttggtggagctcaaacatataaataaagggttggaatggtggtggtggtgtccattttggtgaagatttgcaaagtttcaaaaagtggatcatcttctctttatttcaaagtcctcacttgtccatcttgttctggtcaacctggtcaacttcagcagtgatggtcaacatggaagttgttgaccttgacttggtcttggatgacatggtcatagttgaccaagtttggtttaggaagattcaaatgcagggggggtaaagtagggaagattttataaatgggtcatatgaccattatcacatgtatgtgagttttgaattttcctttgatttgattcttgtttctttgatgcaaatgtgtttgtttatcatatataagtattctacaagcaagagatcaagcaatggtggccttggttgaagatttgcaaattgggctaagtgtatgggagtgaaatttggggattttctcactatgtaatttctcttcatttgaattgactttggttgactctaatgtgattcctattggtttagaaacattttcaaaccattgaatccatttcaaaaggtcttggtcaaaggtttgcaaaaatggccataacacataagaggggatgtgtcactttttattatttttgtaaagtgttgatcttgcttcacttggacatgggttagggtcaatttagggttatatgaagtttagaaatggttgcacaccatttggtcaaggttgaaagtcatagggcaagaattggggtattatggctatgtgtcacatatgcctctatgcatatgttgcatttgatttttaatttggctTTGTTTGACCCAATTggagttgttgagtgttgaaagggtatatggaagtgatccaaccattcacaacaagtcctagggtcaatcttctcaaattcacaaatttgctattttactcatatatgcctctatggcatttttagtttctttttattttctttggaaaccacttggattaggtttgataagCCTTTGATAAggggtatgaaggttttccaaatctctaagcaaagtagaaaagcttagggtaaagttttataaatatagccataggcacatatgcttttttcttatttattttccttttattctaatttaactagggtggtgaaaagagggatgaggtttagggtttagtgtggttcacaatggttcaccaccatttagcataattaaaaaggtagggttcaagatttacctattagggctatatgcccccatatgtcttctattttatttggtttctcaaaaaatagatccaaatgatttttggagaagattagggtttaaggtttttcttatttgatttctttctcttttatttttatttggttggtgatcttcacttgatcactttagggttttagggtttagcacataagcataataacactcatcatggcaaagcacaagatttaaacaagatctatatgtatcaatcttatttaataaaagtttttgttggttccaaaatttggaactagtgaaattcatttgttttattttgaaaaattcttgggatgttacacatcggGAGTGCTGGATTTCATTAAGTCCTCTAACAGGAATCGATAAAAAAGGGGCTGCGCCCAGAAGTTCAGTCAagatcttcatcgagtagtacaacttgagtctatgcccaagtgcaagcacttgcccatagactcgggggctactcccatcgggagcgctgccgcgcacccgataatttcaagaatcgtcgacatcatctacgctacacatgatctatgacatggacctcgccttgtatttcttcgacttcggagatggttatgcttggagtttctacgcaagtcttcgacttccctataaactcgggggctactgacatgggcatacccttcgggtacccattattagtatacctggctcggcccaatatggagaagaccaaatatggagaaggcccaacaaggcaacccgaagaagtagtcgactaggactcttgtaaaaccctaggctggttgcatatataaagctagccagggcacccgaaataaggaggacaacagatagacatagagatagacaacatagctccgcctatgcggcaccctgtaaacatacttatggccttatactggattgctagcagcacgtagggatcctccatcgaggggacccgaagctgggtacgtcgtgtgcctaatctcgctcccggaatctccatcgtctctctctcccaaaaccaaagtctacaatacataggcattggcgaggtgatccctcgtcaagctCTATGCACCAAACTCAATTGagttaaagtttttgttggctccaatttttggaaaaaagaaattcatttttcttctttgtttgaaaatttgggatgttacaccaatATCACCACCTACACAGAGGTGCCACACCTGTACACTTGCATCTTAAACCCTTTGTTCTTGTGCTTGAACACAAGGGTGTCTCTGACGGCTGGATCTTCTTAGCGAAGGCCTCCAACCACTTGAAGAAGACCAGCCTGCCATCGAAACACTACATCCGCACACGGGTCTCGCAAAATGCAGTGGTCTCAATTGGCACCTTGACTTTCTaactaaacctaaaccacaaacctatacccaaaccctaaatcctaaatgATTCTCACTTTCTTGGCTAGCACCTGCTCCATTGGCCATTGGTGCTGGCACTATGAGGGATCGTAGGTCCCTCGGGCTCCCCTGAATGTGGAACTGCGACACTTATGGATGCACTAGGCCTAATAACTTAGGCCTCAATTATATAGAGGGGATGATGTGTACCATATCGGGCAGAGACTCAATGTTGTTGTTCGGAAACAACCAGACCTGCAATAGAGCAATGAAGTTCATAAAAAAATGATAGCATGCGTGTAATGCTTTGCATGTAAATGCCACAACAGTGATCAACATGCCATGGTGGCGACCAACatgcattaccattgtcttgcatGTCAATGTCAATGACCAAGTAGTGATCACCATGCCATGGTGGTGACAACCATGCTTGGCATCGACATGCATGTCGATGCAAGCAACAGTGATCACCACACCATGGTGGTGACTCCCATGCCTGGCATTGACATGCATGTCATGTCATAGCGGTGCCCACAATGCTTGCATTGACAATCATATCAATGTCAAACCAGTGATCACCACCCCATGGCGCAGACTACCCACGCACATTGACAAGCATGCCAACGCTAACGAGAGATTGCCACGCCACAACACAGCGACCACCGTACACGAGTTGACACTAACCCTTCTACTACCACTACATGTAACAACGATTCTAAGCACCCAAGCACGAACTGAACGGTCAACAAAAAAACCTAACCCATGTCAGAAAGGAGGAAACCGAAACTTGTCGGGGGGAGAAAGGCCTTGGTCCGATTGCGGATCGCGCAATCAGTGATGGACGACAAGCTGATTCTCCCGCCGTAGGTGGTGCACTTGTTTCCGATGCGGAAGCCAAACTTTCGTCACGGCTAGCGATTAGCGGGGCCGCGATGGCAACCACTAGAGAAGTGCACATTGCGGGCGGGGGCGCCGCTGGAGTTGGAGTGCACCGCTAAGGGGGTCAAATCCTATCGGTTACTAAATGTCCGGGCATATGTCAGGGGCCCCCTCCACCGTGGTGGCTACTCAGATGAAGTATAGCTATGTGGTGGATCGAATCTTCCCATTGGCAGATCCATCGATGGAATCCCCGTGGCTGGCCTAGCTGCCATTGTAGCCCTCGTGGTAGCGCTTGGGCATGTTGCGAACGGTGAATGTCGATTTAAAGACAGGATGCGACCCTACCAAACACGGCCTATGTATCTGTAGGTCTACGTTACACCTGAAAGCCCAGCACGGCCCAAGAAGCCGGCCCAACCCAGCTAAAGCACGCATAAATTGAAAGCCCAAGCGCAACCCGTCATTTGGGCTCAAATATCAGGCTCAAACCCGGCCCGCAGTGCAAGCCCGACCCAGCCCAGCCTGGAACTTTCGGGCAGGGTTGCCCATGCCCGGcaattcctatacaccgaccaggtcggtggttaccccgcgccgcacacccccgcgcGCGGGGTATGGGCCGGCCTGGTCGGCCCATTTCACGTTTATTTTTAGTTctctattttctgtttctttttctttttcttttctttttcttttttttctgtttcttttttttgcttttgtttcttttctgtttattttattttaaaaaaattaaaaagtttaaatctaaattttgttcaaattttaaaaatgttcaaatctggaaatcgttcaaattcgaaaaatgttcaaataggAAAATCATTCATATTCAAAAATTCGTTCAAACATAAAAATAGTTCAaaataaaaaattgttcaaattttaaaatcgttcaaacttaaaaatcgttcaaaattaaaaatctttcaaatttggaaattgttcatagaaaaaatacatttttgttcaaatttaaaaatgttcaaatctaaaaaatgttcaaatttttaaaaagtgattttttatttgatttttttatttttaacaaatgttcatatttaaaaaatgttttaaaaaggaaaacaaataacagaaaacagaaaagaaacgaAAAAGAAAAAACGAAAAAGCAGAAACATAAGAAGTGagaatgttgggccggcccaaaaccCGCCTGAGGGGTGTGCGACGCCTGGTccgcaccgaccaggtcggcgtacagcgcgcgcgcgcacacacacacacacacacacacaccccccCCCCCATGCCCAGCTCTAGTCTAGGTATATATCCTACGGATAACTGTCATCGCCCAAACCACATATCCCTCATCCATTCAATCATTGGAAATCATACAACACATGCTGTACAATGCAGCACATGCGAAAAAAAAGGCATCCGCTTGTCCTGTGGCTTCACCGATCGTACGTGCACGCGTACTCAGGAACGACCGTACGTACGTAACGTGACCGTGGAAAAAAAGCCATACTACTATGCATAGCAGTATAGCACATGCTCCATGCGCTGGACTCTATAAGCCGCATGCAACGACCGTACGTACGTAACGTGACCGTGCAAAAGTGCTAACCTACAAGCCAATGGGACCTGAAGCAGCTGCAGGGATGCACGCGACGGCGACGTGGTGGCAGCAGCTCAGCTCCGGCGCCGGAGTCCTGGCGGCTACGGCGGCGCCACCGCCCATCAGGAAGCCCTTGCATAGCCCCGTCCAGAACTCGCGGTCCGGCCCGCCGCTCTCCGCCGTCCGGCGCGCGGCCTCGCCCGCGCAGCCGTCGACGGTGCCGTCGTTGACGAGGCGGCCGATGAGGTTGAGGAGGATGTCGTTGGTGTACTCCGGGTGGCCCTGGATGCCGAGGGCGTTGTCGCCGACGGCGAACATCTCCACGCGCGTCTTGTCGGAGTAGGCTAGCACCTTGCCACCGGGCGGTACCTCCCACACCTATTGATTAATTACAAGTCAAATCGCACCAAATTAGTACCTCCGACATACACCACAGTGTCACAGATAAAAAATACTGAATGCCCAGAATTACGTATATAATAGAGGTAGCTGACAATAGAAATGCAACTCAATTTGCAAGTGGCATGGCATGGTCTAATTATGGAGCACAAAACTAACGCGTCAAATGTCAAAGCTCGCCAAGTTGGGCAAGTTCCGGCAATCAAGAGTATAAAATTGAAGTTTTGTCTCTTGTTTAGGACTTGACCGAGAACAAACTTAGCTTTCAAGTAGGAGCCAGCTAAAACTAgcaaatctgaaaattaaaattTCATCTAATGTGTCTTCGCTCTTACGACATGAGGCCATGTTGCCAACTTATTGGTGGGAAAAGTCCGGTTTGAACCTGGgtgcatgtgaaccctaattGGAAATGTATTttccaaaaattaaaaaattctgaaataaaaatatccgGGTACGTACGTATGTTTCATGTATGCGTAAaaagttttcgcggagaaaccacttttttatttcagaatctaaaaaagaAGTCATCTCAAATTTGACATATCGAAGAAATGCTTAATTATGGAACTAGTGCCAACTTGAAATGTAGTTCCCACATGTGTGGTTCACGTGTATTTCTAAAGAAAATGTCATCTTCGCATGCGGTAACATGTTTTCCTTTCAAATGTCAACTCTGCATTGGCCATTGACATTGCTAAATATTAAAAAAAAAGGGGAGCAATAATTAGCCGCGCGTTCAATCACAGATGCATACCTCATCTTGGTGAACCTCGATGATGCTGGCGCTCATCCGGCGAGAAACCCCCTCCTCCAAGAACTCAAAACCTTCCACATCCTCCACAAATGTCACCTCCTTCACGCCGACGACCCACCCGCCGGTCGCTCTCCCGACCTTCCCGCCGAGCGCGCGGCAGAGGGCCTGGTGGCCGAAGCAGACGCCGAGGACGCGCTTGCCCATGGCGTGCACGGTCTGGAGGAGGAGGCAGAGCCGGCGCACCCAGCACGGCGCGCCGTCGCCGTGGGCGTCGTGCGGGCTGCCGCTCACCACGAACCCGTCGTAGAGTACCAGCTCTTCGGCCGCAGGGAACTCGCCGTCGATGACGCGGTAGCAGTCCCAGGTATCCTCGGCGCTGGAGCGGAGGGCGCCGACGAAGACCTTGCCGTACCCGCCGTGCGCCTTCCTGGCGTACTCCGAGTCGTTCAACGCCAGCAGCAGCGCGTACCGCCTCCCGCCGCCAGCCAGCTGCGTCGCCGGGGCCACCGTCATCGTCGGAGCGCGCGGGCTAGCGAGGTCGACCGGAAGCAGGCGACGGTGCAGCTGGCTAGACAGCTAACTAAGACAAGTGTACTTGACACCGGTGAGCTGTGTGCCTGTGTTGCGATGCGAGCTAGAGCCAAGTCTTGGCACTATTTAAGGAGGTCCGAAAATGGAGTGTGGTCACTTGGACGTGGAGTTGGGGTGGCGTCGCGATCGCTTCTGGAAAACGTGGCGGCGGTTATAAAACAGCAGAAAAATACTCACCGTCGATCGAGATGGGGAGCGAGAAAAGATCGATCGAGTCGAGAATCGAGACCGCGTAGCGGAGCATTAGCTTGTTTATATAATCCGGTGCGTAATCACGTCGTCGTTGTCCTCGTCGTGCGGGGAAAGCCGCGTCCGATGAACACGGAAGAAACTATTGGAAGCAAAACACGAGCCCAGATCTGTAGCTTTGGCAGCTCCCAGCAGCTGGAATGCCATAAGGTTTGGAGTAAGTGCATCTTCAGCGAATCAATCCAAGTTGGCGATCCAAACAGTTCGTTTTTATCCATTTGGGTTGATCTGTTGACAGAATGCGTCTCGCAGTCCGACCTACACCTACAACGCTGTCCATTTATTCGCTGTCAATTTTGAAAACCTGGCTAGTTGGCCACTCTATTTCAAATTGCAACACAAAAACATAGTAATTGATGAGCATAATATGTGGCAAGTTTCTCTCAAATGTGCAAAGTGAGACAATATCTTAGTACAATTTATCCAAAAAAGTGGAAGCTTCACCCAAAAAGTGACTACTCTCACCCAAATCGCAATCATCTATGCTAATGCCCTTCAATCATCGAGAGCAAGGAtcatcttccgcttctcctcaatCCAAGCACTTTGCATGGGATCGGAGATGGTGGCCAGGTCCGTGAGCATGATCTGGTTCTCCTCGGCCATGACCTAGCTTGGCTTCGTCCTCCAAGACCTTGGACTTGGCATAGGCATCCACGAGCCTTGCCTTGGCCTCGGCCTCGACGAGAATGGACTTCACCCGGGCCTCTTCCACCTCAAGAGCTCTCAGTTGAAGATCAACAAAGCTCTTGGCAGTTGCCTCTTTCTCTTTGCATCACCTCTCTTCCCTCTCAGTGATGGCCTCTTTTTTTTTGGCCATCAACTCCCTCAAGGTCTCCTGGAATGCCAATGAAGAAGCTTGATGGTGCATGTTGGTCTTGGTTGCCTTGTGGCCAATTGGTTGTTTGGCACGGCCACCACCGCCCGCCTCTTCGGTTGCGTTGACGCTAAGTTTTGGCCATCGTATTCGTGATCGATGGTACCATCCATTGATGAATTGTAATTGCCCTTCTTCTTCGCGTTCTCGAGTTTCCTCCAAAACACGTAGCTTGTTTTCCACTTCTTGGTGTCCTTGAGCAACATCCAACAATGGCTCAATGTGAATCCCTTGTTGTCGTCGGTGGACTTAAGTGCTTCAAATCATAAACAACCTACACACGCACAACAATGAATGATATATGCTCGCCTATGTGGTAGCAACATTGAGAAGAGGGAAAGAGGTTTACCATGTCAACCGCTGAGACACCTCTTATTGCCCTTCCTTAACTATCACGTATGAGCCTTCGAACCGGCTACACTCGGCATGGATGAAGCCCCACCTTTTTGCAAGGGAGAGATCTTTGCGTATAGAAGGGTTTTTGTCCCAACATCGTATGCTCATGGAAGTACTTGCCCACGCGGGCCCAATAAGCATTTCCCTTTTGCTCGGCACCGCAAAGTGGATCTTTGTAATTCTCAATCCAAGCGGCGCATAGCAACTTGTCCTCTTCGGTGGTGTAGCTCGATGTCCTTTGGGTGACCTTCTTGCCATCGTCAACCGTGGTGGCAAGTGATGAGGCCAGTGTTTCCGCGGTGGCTTGGGTGATTTCCTCGGCCATGTCTTGGGTGACGCCGTCACCCATGCCTTGGGTAAAGCCGTCGTTGCCAAATAATGGTTGGTCATCAAGGGAGTAGCCCTCATGAACCTCTTCGTAATGAGTGTCGTCATATTGAGTGTAGTCGTTGTCTTCCTCGTCGGCGCCGTTGTTGATCATGTCCTGCATGATGGCCTCGACATTCATGTCCACATATTCCTACACGCATAGTGTCCATGACAAGAAGCCGGCATGACCAACTAGAAATTGCAAAACAATTACAAGAAATGGGCAAGAACTTTGCCATCTTGGTCCCTGACGGGACCTCGCCGGTACGTCATTCCGTCGAATAGGTTGGTTGCCGGTGGCATATCAGAGGCAGAGATTCATCGTTGTTTCTTCGGCCCTGCCGGCGATGATTGATTGGCTGTGGGAGTGCGGTTGAGATCGATTCCTTTGCCGAACGTATCCGACGGTGTCGTGCGCGGATAACCTAGCCGGGACAGCGCGCATCTAGTCCTACCTTGGCCGCCGCCCTAGGATGGCGTATGTGGCCTCCGTTAAAGAGGAGGCCGGCCGCTCGGCGTCGAGGTGATAGAGCTCGTCGATGACGCGCCGGCGGCCAGAGGGATAACCACGCCATGGCCGAACGCCACGTTTAACACCTCCTGCTTCATCATCATGATGGCCTGTTGGGCGGCTTTCTGAGCCAGTAGCTCGCCATTGGCGTGCTGACGCTAGGCGATCAGGCGGTCGTTCGCCTTGAGCTGCTCTTCTTCTATCTTGGCGGCGACAGCTCGAGCTCTGGTGGCTTCTCTTAGCCTGCGCGCTTGTTAGAGTCTACCCGGCTCCTTCGTTGACATATCCTTGGCGGCCTTCTTTGACTTCGCATGCTTCTTCCGGCGGTCTCCGTGGCAGGCGTGGCAGCGGAATCCATTTTGGAGGAAATTTGTGCTCCACTGCCAGGAGGGACCATGGTCTTCTAGCGAGGACAAGGTAGAACGCGCTCGTTGTTCGGCCCAACGCATCGACGTCCCAAATTTAGAGAACGGATAGGTCGGTCCGCGCGAGTCGATCCGTTTATGTCGTCCCGCTGGAGCGTGCGTGGCATGTCTACCTGTCCGCGTGAACCGTTTCGGATAACCAAGAACCATTTAAGTCGACACACTGGAGATGTCCTAATGAGAGACTTGCGTGTCTAACCAAGAACCATTTAAGTCGGCACACTGCAGAGTTTGTAACTACACAGCGTATGGCACGGCATCCTCTATGACAGTACTTGAAAACTGAAAGGGTTCAAGAACGAAACGACATATAATTGGTCTTTGGCCGGATATATACCTTGCTAATTGAAGAACTGGTTGCTTGGATCACCCGTAGCCCTAATGAGAGACTTGCGTCTAACAACGAGGGCCGCTCTAGGTCTCAATCAATGTTTCTGAAACCGTATGGTATTGTTCGATGTGTTAGGAGCAACTCTAGCGGATCCTGCATAATCTGAAACCTAGATATCTTTGATCGGAGGTTGCACATGTGTTTTCTAGTACGCAAAGTTGTGCAACATAACAAATACAGAAACTAAAAAGTTGTCCGCGTGTCTTCGCGGGAGATTTCCACAGCAAAGTTACATCATAAACATGGTTTACATACGATTGCCACTGATTAACtacgatctagatctagattagcATAACCTAGATCTACACACCTAACCCTAAAACAACGCGGAGGCGTTGGTGGTAGCTTCGCCGGTGACCAAAAGAGGGTGGAGCTCAACTATACGGTGTCGGGGGCGCTTATCTACTCCTCGGGGCGCGGCAGCAACTAGCCGGGAATAAAAAAGTTGCAGCCCTCAATTAAAGGCCCAATCGTGGTGTTGGGTGGCGTTTCACTACGCGTCGGGACGTAGAGAAGGCGTCGGCGCCTCACTCATCATCAAGGAAGGATGGTTCTGCCATGTATGCCTGTAGCACGGCCTCCACACGCCATGTCGTGTGGTTGGCTTCGTGCTGCTCGGGAGCGAAGAGCCCTGCCCTCAAGCTGGCCCGCGTCATATGCCTCAACCTGTCGACGACGCTGCTCCTCGTGTGTGGCTATGTGCACCGAGCGAGCAAGGACCTCGCAgatcacagcctcctctgattccgATGTGGGCTAAGGCTCTCGCATGGCCTCATGCTCCTCATCGGAGTCGTCGttggcctccacctcctcctcggaagaggatGACAAGAGCTCCAGCGTGCACTCCCCCCACGCCACCACTTCCTAGGAGCTTCCCATCTCTGCTCTGGGTTCACGGTGACATGCGATCCATGCCTCGCGCTGCATCCGCGCGCGTGGCCTCCATCTTGCGTCGGATTTTGTCTTACCGCTTGGGGTACTCGGCGACAAAGAGGTTTCCGCGACCGCGTGGCAACATCGATCAAAAGGCCCCGCGTCTCTCGGCGACACCGACTGTCCCTCAGGGGCTTCCACATAGCTTTTTACCAGCCACATGGTGCAGATCTGGTGAGGGGTGAGCCAGAATTTCTGGCTGGATTGGGGGGAGTGTGATAGATTTGGGCGATGGATGTGACGGCGCGAGTTGGGGGAAATAGGGTGGTTGGGTCCGATTTAGTCCTCCAGCCTGGGTATATACTCCATGGATGGACCGCTATCGGATACCTTACATAATTTTGTCCATTCATCCAAGATGTGCTCGACACATAAATTTGGCCCAAAATCGGGTAACTGTTAGAGTTATCTGGTTTTAGGCACTTACCTAGAATATGCTAGAATTGCTCTAAGGACGTTGAAGGTGGTCACTGTCTAGTAATGTAGGATGAAATCATGTCGCCTAAAGAGAATGGAGGTATTAGAATCCCAACCTCAAACCCCTTAACCCAACACTTGGTCCCGTGAGGCGTGGCTTCAGAAGACGGATGCGACCAAGCCCTGGGAGAACCAAACTCACTTGCTCGCGCCTAAGGAT includes the following:
- the LOC127308077 gene encoding gamma-glutamyl peptidase 5, producing MTVAPATQLAGGGRRYALLLALNDSEYARKAHGGYGKVFVGALRSSAEDTWDCYRVIDGEFPAAEELVLYDGFVVSGSPHDAHGDGAPCWVRRLCLLLQTVHAMGKRVLGVCFGHQALCRALGGKVGRATGGWVVGVKEVTFVEDVEGFEFLEEGVSRRMSASIIEVHQDEVWEVPPGGKVLAYSDKTRVEMFAVGDNALGIQGHPEYTNDILLNLIGRLVNDGTVDGCAGEAARRTAESGGPDREFWTGLCKGFLMGGGAAVAARTPAPELSCCHHVAVACIPAAASGPIGL